TTTCGCTGCCTATCCACGAAGGAGTACCGGGATCCTTCCTCGGCCGACTTCTCGTAACCGAGCACGATCTTTTCGCCGATCTCGAAGTCCGGAGTCGTGGGGGAGTCCGGCAGGAAGATGGTGGCGTCCTCACCGCGGTCCGGCCCCGCGAGCAGCCTCAGCGTGACGTTCAGGCACTGGCCCTCCGACTCTTCGGCGCCGTCCTGTTCGTCCCCGTGCCGGGAACAGCCGCCGAAGTCCACCTGCCGGACCTCCGCGTCGTAGCGCTGGCCGAGGCTGCCGACCACCCTTATGCCGTCGATCACGTCCGATCGCGGCCACAGCGCGATCAGCCCGGCCAGGGTGGCGACGGCCCCCACGATCGCGGCGCCCGTCAGAAACCGGGCGACGCGCGGCTCGACGTGGACGTCCAGGCCGTGCGCGTGTCCGTGCCCGTGCGTCAGCCGCATGAGGCGCACAAGCCGAAGATGTCGGCGCGGTGTCCGGTGACCTTGAACTTGCGGCGTCGCGCGATCCGGGCGACCCAGGCCTCCACCTCATCGGACTCCACCTCCTGCACAGCCCCGCACGACTCGCACACGAGGTGGTGGTGGTGGTCCGGACCGCACAGCCGGAACGCCTGCTCCCCGTCGATTCGGAAGGTGTCGATCTGTCCCGCGACGGCAAGCTGCGAAAGGGTGCGGTAGATCGTGGCCAGCCCCGGGGAGCCTGGCACCCGCCTCAGCTCGTGGTGAAGGTCCTGGGCGGTGACGGCCTCGCCGCGCCCGGACAGCGCCTCCAGCACCGCCAGGCGCTGCCGCGTGACGCGCAGGTGTGCCCGTCGCAGCGCTTCTGCGAAAGCTCGGGAGGCGCCGGCCATCGTGTGGACGAAGTTACCACAAGCGTGGCGAGCTACCTGTCGATTAGAATCATTCTCAAATGGCCCCGCTTAGATCGACCGCTGCGTTGCTCGCCCTCGCACTCTGCGCCACCGGCTGCAACTCCCAGCGGACCGGCCCTCCGGGCCCGGTTTCCGTGGTGGCGTCGATGTTCCCGCTGGCGGAGCTGGCCCGGGGCGTCAGACCGCCCGGCAGGGCCGTCCGGGTCACGGACCTCACCCCCTCGGGGGCCGAGCCGCACGACCTCGAACTGAACTCGAGACAGGTCGACCTGCTAACCGACGCGGACGTCGTCGTGTACGTCAGCGGCCTGCAGCCGGCGGTGGACGAGGTCGTCCGAAAGCGGACGGCCCGGAAGGACCGCGGGGTGGTGGACGTCCGGCGCGGATCAACGGATCCACACGTTTGGCTGGATCCCGTCCACATGCGCAAGGCCGCCGGACTCGTGGAATCCGCTATCAGAGCAGCCCGCTCGGACGCGCCCCACGCCTCCGCGTTCACTGACGAGGCGCCGGCGCGGTTCCGGTCGCAGCTCGACGCGCTTCACGAGGAGTTCGCAAGCGGACTGTCCGGGTGCCGCCAGAAGCTCATCGTCACAGCGCACGAGTCGTTCGGCCCCCTGGCCGCCCTTTACGGGCTGCGGCAGGAGTCGATCTCGGGGTCCGGCCCGGAGGCAGAGCCGGACCCGCGCCGGCTGTCCGAGCTGGTGGACCTCATCCGGGCGAAAGGGGTCCGCACGGTTTTCACGGAGCCCGGCTCCCCCGATGGCGCTGCGGCAACGCTCGCGCGCGAGGCAGGCGTCCGGACGGCCGTCCTGGACCCGCTGGAGGTGAGGCCGTCCGACGACGCCACATACTTCTCCGTGATGCGGCGCAACCTAGGGGTCCTCCGGGAAGCTCTGGACTGCTCGTGAGCGACCAGGCCGTGCTGACCGCGCGGGGACTCCGGTTCTCCCGCGGCGACGCGCCGGTCCTGGACGACGTGAGCCTGGAGGTTCGCCGCGGGGAGTTCGTTGCTCTGGTCGGTCCGAACGGCGCGGGCAAGACCACACTGCTCAAGGTGCTGCTCGGCCTCCTGCAGCCGCAGTCCGGACAGGTCCTGCTTTTCGGACAGGATCCCCGCGATATGAAGGACCGCCAACTGATCGGCTACGTCCCACAGCGTCCGGGCGTGGCGGCTGGACTGCCCGCCACCGTCGAGGAGGTCGTTACGACCGGACGGCTGAGCTCCCGCCGCTGGTGGCGCCGCGCCGCCCGGCAGGACCGCGACGCGGTGGACCACGCGCTGATGGCGGTGGGCCTGGAGTCGGACCGCCACCGCCGCGTCAGCGAGCTTTCGGGAGGAGAGCAACAGCGTGCGTTCATCGCCAGGGCGATGGCTTCGGACCCCCAGCTTCTCGTCCTGGACGAGCCGGTGGCCGGCGTGGACGCGGAGGCCCAGGAGCGGTTTCGGGAGTCTGTGGTGCACCACGTCCGCGACCACGAGGGCGCCGTGCTGCTCGTGTCGCACGAGCTGGGGGCCGTTGCGTCGGACCTCGACCGTGTGATCGTCCTGAAAACCCGCATCCGGTTCGACGGCTCGCCGGCCGAGCTGACTCAGACGGGCGTGAGCCTCGGCATCCACAGCGAGGACCTGCCCGCGTGGCTCGAGGAGCTGCGATGACGGGCCTGCGCTGATGCCCTGGCCTTTCGAGCGCGACTACATGCAGCTCGCGCTGCTGGCGGGAACCGTCGTCGGAGCCTGCGCGCCGTTGGTCGGATCGTTTCTCGTCCAGCGCCGGATGTCGCTGATGGGAGACGGCATCGGCCACGCCGCCTTCGCGGGAGTGGCCGGAGGGGTCCTGCTCGGGGTCTGGCCGGTCTGGTCGGCGATGGCCGTGTCGGTGGCCGCCGCGCTGGGCATCGAGCGGCTGCGGCGGCGCGAGGCGGCGTCGGGGGACTTGGCGCTAGCGCTGTTCTTCTACTCGGGGATCGCCGCCGGCGTCGTGATGATGGGACTGTCCCGGTCCCTGGACGCCGGGGTGCTGTCCTATCTGTTCGGTTCAATCCTCACCGTCTCCGGCGACGACGTCCGGGTCGTGCTCGTCGTGGGGGCCGTGGTGGCCACCGTCGTCGCCGTGGCCGGACGGGCGATGTTTGCCCTGGTTCTGGACGAGCAGTGGGCGGCGGTCGCCGGACTGCCGTGCCGGGTCCTCAACGACCTGATCGCGGTGCTGGCCGCCATCGTCATCGTTGCGGCCATGAGAGTGGTAGGGCTGCTGCTGGTGGCGGCGCTGATGGTGCTGCCGGTGGCGTCCGGGCAGCTTTTGTCGCGCTCGTTTCGCGGCACCGTCGTCTGGTCATCGGCGATAGGCGTGCTGTCGGTCGTAGCGGGACTGGTGGCGGCCCGCGCGTGGGGCCTGGCCCCCGGGGGCAGCATCGTCCTGGTCTGCGCGCTGATCTTCGCGTTGCTCTCGCTGCTCGGACGCCGCGTCCACATCGGACGCGGGAGCCACGTCTAGGTCAGTCCGCAGGACGCTCCGGCAGCGAGTAGTCGAGCGCGTATGTGTGGCTGCCGTCCACGACGTCGATCTTCATCGAGCCCGTCAGACCGGTGAGTTCGTCGGTACCGGAGTCGGGGACGACCGTCACGGTCAGCTTGGGGGCCCCGCGGTCCATGACGCCCGTGTGCTGCAGCACGAATGTCCCGCTGTGACCCTGCAGCGTGCCAGCGACACGCTCCAACGCGACGTAACCCGCCGACCCCTCGACGTCGGTGCGGACGGCCAGCATCTCCCCCTTGGCGGTGCCGGACAGGTCGCCGTCGAACGTCTTGTCGATCGACATCCTGGCGACAGCCGGATCGCCGACCCCCGGATGTGGCGCCTGGGGGCCGAGCTTCACCTCGAAAGTACCCGTGGCCATGGTCATTGGCTCAGTCCCCTGATCATGCTCACGCCCCGGTGTGGGCGTGAATCTTCTGGATCGTAGACCAGTTGCGGGTGGTGACCGCGTCGCCGAGTGCACGTCCGAGCGCGTCCGGCAGGCGGCTTTCGAGAATGCCCTTCGGACACCACGCGTAGGCGGCGCGATCGCCGACCGCCAGCGACTCGGGGGCCCAGTCCTGCGTCGTCAGGGGGCCCAGCAGGCGCTTGTCGGCCGGGTCCGCCAGGACGGCGACGAGAAGGCGCGAGGGGTCCGTCGCCCGTTTCGTCAGAGGGTTTTCTTGGACGACCGAGTCCAGCTCGGCCCCCGAGAGGACGATCACTCGGGCCGAGACGCCGCACGCCGATGACAGTCCCTTCTCGATCTGCGCGGCCACCTGGGTCTGCGGTCGCGGGCGCGCCGACGTGAAGACGACATTCCCGCTGTTGAGGAACGTCTTGACGTCTCCATAGCCGAGCTCTTCCACGAGCGCCCGCAGGTCGGCCATCGCGACCCTCTTGGCGCGGCCCACATTGATGCCACGGATGAGTCCGACGTATGTCTCTGCCACCTGTCCAGTCTCTCCCGTGCGGCGTCAGGTGTAGACGCGGGAGACGGTCTCGGCCACGCAGGCGGGCTTTTCGCTTCCCTCCAGCTCGATCGTCACCTCGACCGTCAGCTGGGCCCCCCCGGGCACCTCCCGCACCTCCTGCATCTTGCGGCGGGCGCGGATGCGCGACCCGACGGGAACGGGCGCGATAAACCGGACGCGGTTCAGGCCGTAGTTGATGCCCATCTTGATCCCCTCGACCGGCAGCGTCATCGACCCCGCGAGGGCCGGAATGAGTGACAGCGTGAGGTACCCATGCGCGATCGTCTTCCCGAAAGGTCCTTTGGCGGCGGCCTCTGGATCCACGTGGATCCACTGGTGGTCGTCCGTGGCGCCGGCGAAGGCGTTGATGCGCTCCTGGGTGATCTCCATCCACTCGCCGACGCCGAGCTCCCGGCCCTCGAGCGGCTTCAGCTTCTCGACGATGGACATGTCATCCCTCCCGTACGTTGGCGGGGATCGCCTCGCGGATGTCCTCCTCGGACGGTTCCGGCGGGTAGCGGACGTCGTCCGGCAAGAGCGACCCGATCGCCTCCATCACCTCGGCCGTAAGTCCGGACAGCACCTCGCGGTCCTCCTCGCGCCCCTCGGGGGCCTTGAACGTGAGCGGCTCCCCCACCCTGGCTTGGACCGGCCTGCGTGTCGCAAGCTCCTGCACCTTCGGCACGCGGGAAGCGCGCGGCCAGATGCGCTCTGTGTCCCACAGCGCCACGGGGATAACGGGGGCCCCCGTGGCCAGCGCCAGCCGCGCCACACCGAGCTTGCCTTCCAGCTTCGGGGAGTAGAAGTCGCGTCCGCGCGGGATCGTGCCCTGAGGGAAGATCGCCGCGGCTTCGCCGCGCTTCACGGCGTCTATCGCCTCCCGCAGCGGCCGGACGTCGCCGGTGCCGCGCTCCACGCGGATCTGCCGCATGGCCTTCGCGAACTGGCCGAGGAGCGGCGCGTCGAAGACCTCCTTTTTGCCGAGGTAGCGCAGCTTGCGTCCCCTGCGCAACGCCACGGTCGCCAGCACCACCGGATCCAGGTAGCTGCGGTGGTTGGACGCGATGATGCACCCGCCCTCCTCGGGGATGCTCTCGATGCCCTCGGCCTCCACCGCGACGGGCGACAGCAGCGGGTGCGCCAGCGGACGGAACAGGTCGTACAGCTCCAGTGCGCCCATCGCACCCATTGCTCCCCCGCCGAACGTCAGCACCGGCCATCCCTTGCGCGCGGCCAGCGCGCGCAACAGGGGGTCGGGGTTCACCGGACGCGGGTACCCCACCATCTCCAGCAGATGCCGGTCGTACCAGCTGTCCGTGTAGGCGTAGGACTCCTCCAGGTCGACTCCCATCTCGTCGGCGAAGGTCCGGACGGCGTCGGCCTTGTCCGGCCCCCACAGCCACCGACCGATGAGGTTGCCGGTGAACCTGCCGTCGTCGGACTCGTACTCGCTGGCGATCAGGTGGTCGGCCCCCAGCCGCTCCGCGATCGGCTCGACAAGCTCGCGTCCGGTGCTGGTGGCGATGCACACCAGGTCGCCATCGGACTGGTGCCGCGCGATCAGCGCCCGCGCCTCGTCGTAGACCGACTCGTCCAGGGCGTCCAGGCTCCGGCGCACCGCAGCGCGCATCTCCTCAACCGACCATCCGGCGATCCGCCCGATGCTGCGCCGGGTCAGCTGCATCCCCACCCAGGTCTCCCCCACCACGCGATAGAAGCCGCGCGTCAGGTCCGCAACGGTCTTGTCCCGGGGGCCCACGAGCCCGGCCTCGGCAAACGCCTCGACCATCAGGAGGGCCGAGGAGTCCGCAAGCAGCGTGCGGTCGAGGTCGAAGAACGCAGCCGCCTTGGTCATGGAGTCCATGGTGGCACAGGTGGGTCGTCGGGCCCCCGGCCCCCGGACCGCCGATAGACTCGGCTCCCATGGGGCCCCTCGACGGCATTCGCGTCCTCGACTTCTCCCGGCTGGCGCCCGGACCCTACTGCTCGATGCTGCTGTCGGACATGGGCGCCGACGTCATCCGCGTGGACCGCGCACCACTGGGCAGCGCCGACGTCCCGCGCTTCGGCGACGTGGTCGGGCGCGGCAAGCGGTCTGTGGCGCTGGACCTCAAGAACCCACAGGGAGTCGAAGCGGCGCAGCGGCTCGCGGAACGGTCCGACGTCCTGCTCGAGGGGTTCCGTCCCGGCGTGATGGAGCGGCTCGGACTCGGTCCCGACGTCGTGTGCGCCCGCAACGAGCGGATCGTGTACGCCCGCCTGACCGGCTGGGGCCAGGACGGACCGTTCGCCCAGCGCGCCGGACACGACATCAACTACATCGCGATCGCTGGCGTCCTGTCGGCGTTCGGGCGCGCGGGGCAGGCTCCCGTTCCCCCCGTCAACGTCGTCGCCGACTTCGCCGGCGGCGGCCTCCTTTGCGCGTTCGGCATCGTTTGCGCCCTCGTGGAGCGGGCGTCGTCGGGCAGGGGCCAGGTCGTGGACGCGGCGATGGTCGACGGCTCCGCCAACCTGTTCTCCTTTTTCGCGGCCGCGGTCCACTCCGGCATGTGGGGGCCTCGCGGGACGAACGCCCTCGACACCGGCG
This window of the Actinomycetota bacterium genome carries:
- a CDS encoding Fur family transcriptional regulator encodes the protein MAGASRAFAEALRRAHLRVTRQRLAVLEALSGRGEAVTAQDLHHELRRVPGSPGLATIYRTLSQLAVAGQIDTFRIDGEQAFRLCGPDHHHHLVCESCGAVQEVESDEVEAWVARIARRRKFKVTGHRADIFGLCASCG
- a CDS encoding metal ABC transporter substrate-binding protein, with the translated sequence MAPLRSTAALLALALCATGCNSQRTGPPGPVSVVASMFPLAELARGVRPPGRAVRVTDLTPSGAEPHDLELNSRQVDLLTDADVVVYVSGLQPAVDEVVRKRTARKDRGVVDVRRGSTDPHVWLDPVHMRKAAGLVESAIRAARSDAPHASAFTDEAPARFRSQLDALHEEFASGLSGCRQKLIVTAHESFGPLAALYGLRQESISGSGPEAEPDPRRLSELVDLIRAKGVRTVFTEPGSPDGAAATLAREAGVRTAVLDPLEVRPSDDATYFSVMRRNLGVLREALDCS
- a CDS encoding metal ABC transporter ATP-binding protein, translating into MSDQAVLTARGLRFSRGDAPVLDDVSLEVRRGEFVALVGPNGAGKTTLLKVLLGLLQPQSGQVLLFGQDPRDMKDRQLIGYVPQRPGVAAGLPATVEEVVTTGRLSSRRWWRRAARQDRDAVDHALMAVGLESDRHRRVSELSGGEQQRAFIARAMASDPQLLVLDEPVAGVDAEAQERFRESVVHHVRDHEGAVLLVSHELGAVASDLDRVIVLKTRIRFDGSPAELTQTGVSLGIHSEDLPAWLEELR
- a CDS encoding metal ABC transporter permease — protein: MPWPFERDYMQLALLAGTVVGACAPLVGSFLVQRRMSLMGDGIGHAAFAGVAGGVLLGVWPVWSAMAVSVAAALGIERLRRREAASGDLALALFFYSGIAAGVVMMGLSRSLDAGVLSYLFGSILTVSGDDVRVVLVVGAVVATVVAVAGRAMFALVLDEQWAAVAGLPCRVLNDLIAVLAAIVIVAAMRVVGLLLVAALMVLPVASGQLLSRSFRGTVVWSSAIGVLSVVAGLVAARAWGLAPGGSIVLVCALIFALLSLLGRRVHIGRGSHV
- a CDS encoding DUF3224 domain-containing protein gives rise to the protein MATGTFEVKLGPQAPHPGVGDPAVARMSIDKTFDGDLSGTAKGEMLAVRTDVEGSAGYVALERVAGTLQGHSGTFVLQHTGVMDRGAPKLTVTVVPDSGTDELTGLTGSMKIDVVDGSHTYALDYSLPERPAD
- a CDS encoding DUF1697 domain-containing protein translates to MAETYVGLIRGINVGRAKRVAMADLRALVEELGYGDVKTFLNSGNVVFTSARPRPQTQVAAQIEKGLSSACGVSARVIVLSGAELDSVVQENPLTKRATDPSRLLVAVLADPADKRLLGPLTTQDWAPESLAVGDRAAYAWCPKGILESRLPDALGRALGDAVTTRNWSTIQKIHAHTGA
- a CDS encoding MaoC family dehydratase; its protein translation is MSIVEKLKPLEGRELGVGEWMEITQERINAFAGATDDHQWIHVDPEAAAKGPFGKTIAHGYLTLSLIPALAGSMTLPVEGIKMGINYGLNRVRFIAPVPVGSRIRARRKMQEVREVPGGAQLTVEVTIELEGSEKPACVAETVSRVYT
- a CDS encoding HAD-IB family hydrolase; this translates as MTKAAAFFDLDRTLLADSSALLMVEAFAEAGLVGPRDKTVADLTRGFYRVVGETWVGMQLTRRSIGRIAGWSVEEMRAAVRRSLDALDESVYDEARALIARHQSDGDLVCIATSTGRELVEPIAERLGADHLIASEYESDDGRFTGNLIGRWLWGPDKADAVRTFADEMGVDLEESYAYTDSWYDRHLLEMVGYPRPVNPDPLLRALAARKGWPVLTFGGGAMGAMGALELYDLFRPLAHPLLSPVAVEAEGIESIPEEGGCIIASNHRSYLDPVVLATVALRRGRKLRYLGKKEVFDAPLLGQFAKAMRQIRVERGTGDVRPLREAIDAVKRGEAAAIFPQGTIPRGRDFYSPKLEGKLGVARLALATGAPVIPVALWDTERIWPRASRVPKVQELATRRPVQARVGEPLTFKAPEGREEDREVLSGLTAEVMEAIGSLLPDDVRYPPEPSEEDIREAIPANVREG
- a CDS encoding CaiB/BaiF CoA-transferase family protein is translated as MGPLDGIRVLDFSRLAPGPYCSMLLSDMGADVIRVDRAPLGSADVPRFGDVVGRGKRSVALDLKNPQGVEAAQRLAERSDVLLEGFRPGVMERLGLGPDVVCARNERIVYARLTGWGQDGPFAQRAGHDINYIAIAGVLSAFGRAGQAPVPPVNVVADFAGGGLLCAFGIVCALVERASSGRGQVVDAAMVDGSANLFSFFAAAVHSGMWGPRGTNALDTGAHYYDVYETSDGRYMSVGSLEPQFYAELLSGLGLTDEDLPGQGDASRDAEMRERLSQAFRTKTRDEWAAVFEDRDACVYPVLDLKEAPAHRANAARGSHVEGPFGVVQPAAAPRLSRTPGAVHGPAPEPGQHTAEVLAEAGLEAEELGRLSRDGAIAGPV